Genomic DNA from Bacteroidota bacterium:
CTGCAATGTGTTGGCATCCGGCTCCTTTGTAAAAATCCAAATACTCTTCAATCTGAGATTTTTTTAATCCGTGTGCAGGTTCATTGATCGGAAATTTAATTCTTCCATTTCCATTGGTCATTACTTTACTCATCAAAGCAGTATATTGCGTTGAAATGTCTTTGTCGTCAAATGTAATCAGGTTTGCAAACCCCATCACATCTTCATAAAATTTTGCAACATTATTCATCTCACCCAATTCCACATTTCCGACCATGTGATCGATGTATTTTAATCCGCAGGTTCCGGGATTGTATTCCGATTCCCATTTTACATACCCTGGCATAAATGCACCTTTGTAATTTTTTCTTTCAATAAACAAGTGAATCGTATCACCATAAGTATGAATACCGGATTTTACAATTTCTCCGGAAGCATCTGTGAAAACGGTAGGTTCCATGTATGGCTTTGCACCACGACTAACGGTTTCTTTGAATGCTTTACGCGCATCATCTACCCATAGTGCGATGAATTTTACACCATCACCATGTTTACGAATGTGGTGAGAAATATCACTTTCAGGATTAAATGGTGTGGTAAGCACTAAACGAATTTTATCTTGAACCAAAACATAGGATGTTTTTTCTTTGTCTCCAGTTTCCAATCCACTATACGCTAAAGATTGGAAACCAAAGGCAGTTTTGTAATAATGGGCAGCTTGCTTAGCATTGCCGACATAGAGTTCTACAAAATCGGTTCCGTTGATGGGTAAAAAATCTTTTGCTTTTTCAAATACTTTTTCTCCACTATAATCGTAGTTAGCTACGGCTGTTAAATCTTTCATGTTTTTAAATTTTTATGTTAAACAGTTTCTTTTTTTGTCATCCATGATTTATAGTAATCCTTCACTTCAATTTTTAAGGCTTCTTTGGTGATTTTAACCGGACTAAATGGATCAATCATCACAGCCAATTCTCCCGTTTCTTTTTTACCGATACTTCTCTCAATTGCACCAGGATGTGGGCCATGAGGAATACCTGCTGGGTGTAAGGTGATTTGCCCTTTCCCAATGTTGTTACGACTCATAAAATCACCATCAACATAATACAGCAATTCATCTGAATCAATGTTGCTATGATGGTAAGGTGCAGGAATGGCATCCGGATGGTAATCGTATAAACGGGGCACAAATGAACAAATAACAAATCCTCTGCCTTCAAAATTTTGGTGAATAGGAGGTGGCATATGAATGCGTCCAGTTATCGGTTCAAAATTAAAAATAGAAAATGCATATGGATAACTGTATCCATCCCATCCAACAACATCAAAAGGATGTGTTTGATAGATATACGGATAAATCAATCCACGTTTTTTTATGCGAACTGAAAATTCTCCCATTTCATCATGGGTTTCAAGGAATGAGGGTAATTTTAAATCGCGTTCACAAAATGGTGAATGTTCCAACATTTGTCCGAATTCATTCCGATAACGTTTTGGTGTTCTAACCGGACTATGGGATTCAATCACTAATAATTTATTTTCTGGTGTATCAAATTTCATTTGGTATACGGTTCCTCTCGGAATAACCAAATAATCACCATATTCAAAATCAACAACACCATACATCGAATGTAATGTTCCAGAACCTTTATGAACAAAAATCAATTCGTCTGAATCTGAATTTTTGTAAAAATATTCGGTCATAGATGCGGATGGAGCGGCAATTCCAATGGCCATATCATCGTTTACAAAAAGTATCTTTCTACTTTTGATGTAATCACTTTCTGGTGCAACATCAAAACTTTGAAAACTCATGGCTCTAAGATTATCTTCAATGGCAATCTCCGGTCGAACAGAATAAGGGATACCCATCTCTTTCACCATCGTAGGTGGATTTAAATGGTAAACTAATGAAGATGTGCCTGAAAACCCCTCGGTCCCAAATAATTCTTCATGAAATAAACTACCATCTTTTTGACGAAAAACAACATGTCGCTTTTTCGGAACATGTCCTATTGATTGATATACTGGCATAATTTATTTTTTTAGTGACATTTAAAATATTCGAATGGTTCTTTACATTTTTCGCATTTGTACAATGCTTTGCAAGCTGTTGAACCAAACATGCTGATTAATTCTGTTTGTGCTGAATTGCAGTGTGGACATTTTACGAATTCATTTTTTCCGAAGGCATGCAGTTTGTTGCAAGCAACTGAAACCGGAGGCGCAATTCCATATTTACGCATTTTTTCTTTCGCTTCACTGCTCATCCAATCGGTTGTCCATGCCGGTGCATAAACCAATTTTACTTTTACATCAGCAACTCCTTTTTCTTTTAAGGTCTGTTTGATATCCTCTTCAATCATTCCCATAGCTGGACAGCCAGTATAAGTAGGTGTAATAATCACTTCGCAACCTTCTTCAGATAAAATGACATCCCGCAACATTCCCATTTCTTGGATACTCACTACAGGAATTTCCGGGTCAGGAATTGTGGAAAGGATATCGAAAATATCTTCTTTTGTGTACACAGCTATTACCATTGTGCTGTTGGATATGCGCGTTGTAAATATTGCATTTCTGAAAGAATATGTCCAAGGTATTCGGTGTGAATGCCTTTTCTACTGCCGGTTTGCATATAGCCTGACTCAGGAAGCACCAATGTCGCCTCTTCAATCACTTCTTTTATGTGATTCAACCATTGAGGTTTCAAGCTATCTAAATCAACAGCAATACCTTCCTTAATGAGTAGTTTATCTACTTCATTCATCTCAAATAATTCCTCAGTAAACATCCAAACATCATTGATGGCGCGTTGCATTTTTGTATGACTTAATTCTGTTCCTTCTCCTAATCTGCAGGTCCAATCGCTAGAATGTGCCAAATGATAACGTACTTCTTTTACTGCTTTCGCAGAAATAGCGGCAATGGTTTCATCTTTGCTCTTCATTAATTCTGTATATAAAAAGAACTCAAATGCCGAAACAATTAACTGGCGAGCAATCGTTGAAGCAAAATCTTTATCAGGTAATTCCATAATCAGATTGTTATAGAATGATCGCTCCCCACGTTTGTATGCTAAGTCGTCTGCTGTTTTGTTTTTTCCTTCAATCTGCGCTGCATATCCTAAAAATGCTTGAGCTCTCCCAATATGATCCAATGCCATATTTGTAAGTGCCAAGTCTTCTTCCAAGATGGGACCTTTGCTGCAAAGTTCAGCCAAGCGATGCCCAAGTACCAATGAGTTGTCGCCTAGTCGCAAGGCATAATTGTAAAGTGCTTCTTGTTTTTTCATGATTAAATATTTTTAGCGCCTTCCGGCATTTCATAAAAAGTTGGATGTCTGTATACTTTGTCATTTGATGGTTCAAATAACATGTCTTCATCATTCGGATTGGATGCAATGATGCAATTGGAAGGCACTACCCAAATGCTGGTTCCTTCTCCTCTGCGTGTATAGATGTCACGCGCATTTTGGATGGCCATTTTTTTGTCGGATGCATGGATGCTTCCAGCATGTGCATATCGGTTGCCGGATTTGGGTTGAATAAATACTTCCCAAAGATCAAGTTGTGTATCTGTTGCCATGGTTTTTTTAGATTGATGCTGTTGTTAAATTTTCAATGTTTTGTTTTCTCTTTTTGTACGCTTCGGCTGCTTCTCTCACCCAGGCACCTTCTTCATGGTATTTGATATGATGCTCCATTCGTTGTTTGTTGCAAGGTCCATTGCCATTAATCACCTGATGAAATTCATTCCAATCAATTTCACCATGATCGTAGATGTTTTTCTTCTCATTCCATTTTAGTTCTTTATCAGGAATGGTTAATCCGATTACTTCTGCTTGTTGTACTGTTTTATCAATAAATTTTTGGCGTAGCTCATCATTGCCTTCTCGTTTGATTTTCCATTTGAAAGCATCTGATGAATGAGGCGAATCACTGTCGTGTGGCCCAAACATCATTAATGCAGGCCACCACCAACGGTTCATTGCATCTTGCGCCATTTCTTGTTGTTCTTTTGTTCCTTTCATCATCTTGGCCATGATTTCGTAGCCTTGCCGTTGATGAAAACTTTCTTCTTTGCAAATCCGAACCATAGCCCTGCTATATGGACCATAAGAAGTACGTTGTAAAGAAATTTGATTTACGATGGCAGCACCGTCTACTAACCATCCAATCGCACCGATATCCGCCCATGTTAATGCGGGGTAATTAAAAATGTTGGAATATTTTGCTTTGCCCGAATGCAATTGATTAATCATTTCGGAGCGTGTGATGCCTAAGGTTTCAGCTGCACTATATAAGTACAATCCATGGCCGCCTTCATCTTGGATTTTAGCTAATAAAATTTGTTTGGCGCGTAAGCTAGGTGCTCTGCTAATCCAATTTCCCTCTGGTTGCATGCCAATAACTTCGGAATGTGCATGCTGCGACATTTGACGAATTAGATGATTTCTATAGGCATCCGGCATGTCGTCTTTGGGTTCAACAAATTCGCCTTCATCTATTCGTGATTGAAACTTTGTGTTGTTTGTTTCCATAATTGTTCAATTTTATTGTTGAAACAAATGTATTTGTCGAAACAAAAAAAAGAACTGATGAAAATCAGACTTGACGAAAGTCATATAAAATGTATAAAGAGGAGGAAGGACAAAATTTTTATTTGTGTTGTCCGGTTTACTTTTAATAAGTAGAGATGTATGGATATTTTTTATCGACTACCAAATAATAAACGATAGAAAGAAGTGATAAAAATCAGCTGTTTTGATAAAAACAGAGAAGGCTCAAAAAAAGCATGGATAAAAAAAAGCCACAAATTGTGGCTTCCAAGTGACCCCATTTGGTCCCGATAGCTATCGGGACGAACCAATAGCACAGCCAATATTCAAAGTGTTAGTACAGTATAATTGTGTATCGCTTTTGGAATAAAAAAGGAAGATAAATTTCGTGGAAATAAAATTGAAATTTTTTAAACAAAAAAAGCCACAAATTGTGGCTTCGAAGTGACCCCATTTGGATTCGAACCAAAGGCCTACGGTTTAGAAAACCGTTGCTCTATCCAGCTGAGCTATGGGGTCAATATTTTCAAATACGGTTTGGAAAACCGTTGTACTATCCATCCGCCTGGGCGGATATGGGGTCAATTTTTGATGAAAAAAAAAGGTTAATGATAAATATGTTATAAGTAAGATATAACAAATAACCATTAACCATTTATTTTGTCGGGGCGGCAAGACTCGAACTTGCGACCTCCTGGTCCCAAACCA
This window encodes:
- the hppD gene encoding 4-hydroxyphenylpyruvate dioxygenase, with translation MKDLTAVANYDYSGEKVFEKAKDFLPINGTDFVELYVGNAKQAAHYYKTAFGFQSLAYSGLETGDKEKTSYVLVQDKIRLVLTTPFNPESDISHHIRKHGDGVKFIALWVDDARKAFKETVSRGAKPYMEPTVFTDASGEIVKSGIHTYGDTIHLFIERKNYKGAFMPGYVKWESEYNPGTCGLKYIDHMVGNVELGEMNNVAKFYEDVMGFANLITFDDKDISTQYTALMSKVMTNGNGRIKFPINEPAHGLKKSQIEEYLDFYKGAGCQHIAVATDDIVFTISEMRKRGVEFLHVPGTYYDTVKDRVGIIEEDMVTLKGLGIMVDRDEEGYLLQIFTKPVEDRPTLFFEIIQRKGAKSFGKGNFKALFESIEAEQERRGTL
- the paaC gene encoding phenylacetate-CoA oxygenase subunit PaaC; its protein translation is MKKQEALYNYALRLGDNSLVLGHRLAELCSKGPILEEDLALTNMALDHIGRAQAFLGYAAQIEGKNKTADDLAYKRGERSFYNNLIMELPDKDFASTIARQLIVSAFEFFLYTELMKSKDETIAAISAKAVKEVRYHLAHSSDWTCRLGEGTELSHTKMQRAINDVWMFTEELFEMNEVDKLLIKEGIAVDLDSLKPQWLNHIKEVIEEATLVLPESGYMQTGSRKGIHTEYLGHILSEMQYLQRAYPTAQW
- the paaB gene encoding 1,2-phenylacetyl-CoA epoxidase subunit B; translated protein: MATDTQLDLWEVFIQPKSGNRYAHAGSIHASDKKMAIQNARDIYTRRGEGTSIWVVPSNCIIASNPNDEDMLFEPSNDKVYRHPTFYEMPEGAKNI
- the paaA gene encoding 1,2-phenylacetyl-CoA epoxidase subunit A, with the translated sequence METNNTKFQSRIDEGEFVEPKDDMPDAYRNHLIRQMSQHAHSEVIGMQPEGNWISRAPSLRAKQILLAKIQDEGGHGLYLYSAAETLGITRSEMINQLHSGKAKYSNIFNYPALTWADIGAIGWLVDGAAIVNQISLQRTSYGPYSRAMVRICKEESFHQRQGYEIMAKMMKGTKEQQEMAQDAMNRWWWPALMMFGPHDSDSPHSSDAFKWKIKREGNDELRQKFIDKTVQQAEVIGLTIPDKELKWNEKKNIYDHGEIDWNEFHQVINGNGPCNKQRMEHHIKYHEEGAWVREAAEAYKKRKQNIENLTTASI
- the paaJ gene encoding phenylacetate-CoA oxygenase subunit PaaJ — its product is MVIAVYTKEDIFDILSTIPDPEIPVVSIQEMGMLRDVILSEEGCEVIITPTYTGCPAMGMIEEDIKQTLKEKGVADVKVKLVYAPAWTTDWMSSEAKEKMRKYGIAPPVSVACNKLHAFGKNEFVKCPHCNSAQTELISMFGSTACKALYKCEKCKEPFEYFKCH
- a CDS encoding homogentisate 1,2-dioxygenase, whose translation is MPVYQSIGHVPKKRHVVFRQKDGSLFHEELFGTEGFSGTSSLVYHLNPPTMVKEMGIPYSVRPEIAIEDNLRAMSFQSFDVAPESDYIKSRKILFVNDDMAIGIAAPSASMTEYFYKNSDSDELIFVHKGSGTLHSMYGVVDFEYGDYLVIPRGTVYQMKFDTPENKLLVIESHSPVRTPKRYRNEFGQMLEHSPFCERDLKLPSFLETHDEMGEFSVRIKKRGLIYPYIYQTHPFDVVGWDGYSYPYAFSIFNFEPITGRIHMPPPIHQNFEGRGFVICSFVPRLYDYHPDAIPAPYHHSNIDSDELLYYVDGDFMSRNNIGKGQITLHPAGIPHGPHPGAIERSIGKKETGELAVMIDPFSPVKITKEALKIEVKDYYKSWMTKKETV